One window of Methylococcus sp. EFPC2 genomic DNA carries:
- a CDS encoding aconitate hydratase has protein sequence MVKNVTQKLIESHLVEGRMNPGEEIGLKIDQTLTQDATGTLVMLEFEALGIPRVRTEISAQYVDHNLLQEDFKNPDDHLFLRSACKKFGLWYSRPGNGVSHPVHMERFGMPGKTLLGSDSHTCSAGSLGMLAIGAGGLEVTMAMAGEPFYVDMPKIWGVRLLGELPEWVSAKDVILEMLRRHDVDGGLGKIIEYYGPGLKGLSAMDRHVIANMGAELGATTTVFPSDEAVRLFLKSQGREDVWQEIVADEDARYDEYEEIDLAEIEPLIALPSSPGNVVPVREVAGREIYQSYIGSSANPGLRDFAIAALIVDGKQVHDRVSFDINPTSRQILENLVESGLLGKLIHAGARLHQAGCGGCIGMGQAPATGRISLRTVPRNFPGRSGVKDDLVYLCSPETAAASALTGVITDPRTLGMKYPRYNEPETLRLNTEMLVPPAAEDQSYELEKGPNIKPLPPLEPLPDRLEGPVLLKVGDAISTDEIMPAGAKVLPFRSNIPAISKFVFSPIDETYYDRAMACRSQGSFVVAGANYGQGSSREHAALAPRYLGLKAVIAKSFARIHLQNLSNFGILPLLFSSPDDWERIAQGDVLSIPELRDSIRQGNRVKVINRTKNETYEAEHRMTKRQVETVLAGGLINWVRASQRHTSSLSPQTGWSP, from the coding sequence ATGGTCAAAAACGTGACGCAGAAATTGATCGAAAGTCACCTGGTCGAAGGCCGTATGAATCCGGGGGAGGAGATCGGTTTAAAAATCGATCAAACCTTGACTCAGGACGCGACGGGCACTCTGGTTATGCTGGAATTCGAAGCGCTCGGCATTCCCCGAGTCCGCACCGAGATTTCCGCCCAGTATGTGGACCATAACCTCCTCCAGGAAGACTTTAAAAACCCCGACGACCATCTTTTTTTGCGTAGCGCCTGCAAGAAATTCGGTCTTTGGTACAGCCGCCCCGGCAACGGTGTAAGCCATCCCGTTCACATGGAGCGCTTCGGCATGCCGGGAAAAACCCTGCTCGGTTCGGACAGCCACACCTGTTCCGCCGGTTCCTTGGGTATGCTGGCCATCGGGGCGGGCGGACTGGAAGTGACCATGGCCATGGCGGGCGAGCCCTTTTACGTCGATATGCCGAAAATCTGGGGTGTACGACTGCTTGGAGAACTGCCCGAGTGGGTGAGCGCCAAGGACGTGATCCTGGAAATGCTGCGTCGCCACGATGTGGACGGGGGGCTCGGCAAGATCATCGAGTATTACGGACCCGGATTGAAGGGCCTGAGCGCCATGGACCGCCATGTGATCGCCAACATGGGGGCCGAACTCGGCGCCACCACGACCGTTTTTCCCTCCGACGAGGCGGTCAGGTTATTTCTGAAAAGTCAGGGACGGGAGGACGTTTGGCAGGAAATCGTTGCGGACGAGGATGCGCGCTACGACGAATACGAGGAAATCGACCTTGCTGAGATCGAACCGCTGATTGCGCTGCCCAGCAGCCCGGGAAATGTGGTGCCGGTCCGCGAAGTCGCCGGCCGGGAAATCTACCAGTCTTATATCGGATCGTCCGCCAACCCGGGGCTGAGGGATTTTGCCATCGCAGCGCTGATCGTGGACGGCAAACAGGTACACGACCGGGTGTCATTCGACATCAACCCCACTTCCCGGCAAATCCTGGAAAACCTGGTCGAATCGGGCCTGCTCGGCAAACTCATCCATGCAGGGGCCCGGCTCCACCAGGCGGGGTGCGGTGGCTGCATCGGCATGGGACAGGCTCCGGCCACCGGACGTATCAGCCTACGCACCGTTCCACGGAATTTCCCCGGCCGCTCGGGCGTCAAGGACGATCTGGTCTATCTGTGCAGTCCGGAAACCGCCGCCGCTTCGGCCCTGACCGGGGTGATAACCGACCCGCGCACGCTGGGCATGAAGTACCCGCGCTACAACGAGCCCGAGACCCTTCGCCTCAATACCGAGATGCTGGTGCCCCCGGCTGCGGAAGATCAATCGTATGAACTGGAGAAGGGCCCCAATATCAAACCGCTGCCCCCATTGGAACCCCTGCCCGATCGACTTGAAGGGCCGGTTCTATTGAAGGTGGGGGATGCTATTTCAACCGACGAAATCATGCCGGCCGGGGCTAAGGTATTACCTTTCCGCAGCAATATACCGGCCATCAGCAAGTTTGTTTTCAGCCCGATTGACGAGACTTATTACGACAGGGCCATGGCCTGCCGCAGCCAGGGTTCGTTCGTCGTGGCCGGGGCCAATTACGGCCAGGGCTCGAGCCGGGAACATGCGGCTTTGGCCCCGCGTTATCTGGGCCTTAAGGCGGTCATCGCGAAAAGCTTTGCCAGGATACACCTGCAGAATCTCAGCAACTTCGGCATCCTTCCGCTGCTTTTTTCCAGTCCGGATGATTGGGAGCGAATCGCGCAAGGCGACGTGCTTTCTATTCCCGAGCTTCGCGATTCCATCCGTCAGGGAAACAGGGTAAAGGTGATCAATCGAACGAAAAACGAGACCTATGAAGCGGAGCATAGGATGACCAAGCGCCAGGTCGAAACGGTCTTGGCGGGCGGCCTGATTAATTGGGTGCGAGCAAGCCAAAGGCACACTTCAAGCCTTTCCCCGCAGACCGGCTGGAGTCCATAA
- the glgX gene encoding glycogen debranching protein GlgX, translating to MAESMTTVWPGKPYPLGAVWDGEGVNFALFSERAEKVELCLFDAKGRREMQRVTLQEQTDQVWHCYLPEVRPGLLYGYRVYGAYDPERGLRFNPHKLLLDPYAKAIFGTLRWSDAPFGYKIGHKREDLSFDRRDSAAGMPKCQVINPAFAWGDDRPPAIPWHDTIIYELHVRGYTMQHPKVPPALRGTYAGLATVPVVAHLRKLGATTVELMPVHAFVDDRHLVEKGLRNYWGYNSIGFLAPEGRYASGDPVSEFKTLVKTLHASGIEVILDVVYNHTAEGSHLGPTLSFRGIDNAAYYRLTPDNPRFYMDYTGCGNTLNMTHPRVLQLIMDSLRYWVLEMHVDGFRFDLASALARELHEVDRLGAFFDIIHQDPVLSQVKLIAEPWDLGEGGYQVGNFPIGWVEWNDKYRDVVRAYWKGEGGLIDDLAYRLTGSSDLYERSGRRPYSSVNFVTAHDGFTLHDLVSYNEKHNETNGENGRDGAQDSRSWNCGVEGPTDEPEINALRARQKRNVLATLLLSQGVPMLLAGDEMGRSQQGNNNAYCQDSAISWVSWDLQAEDQALLAFVRRMIQCRKQHPVFRRRHFFQGRSIKGVGVKDIVWLNPDGGEMNDEEWQQSFARCLGMYLAGEALEDRDEHNEPILDDDFLLLMNAHDGEIVFVLPGYRSDSRWEVVLDTGYPVGKKIAANYPSGGSYPLKGRSLALLIQIEER from the coding sequence ATGGCCGAGTCGATGACGACCGTCTGGCCGGGCAAACCCTACCCCCTGGGAGCGGTTTGGGATGGCGAGGGCGTGAACTTCGCCCTGTTTTCGGAGCGTGCCGAGAAGGTGGAACTCTGCCTGTTCGACGCCAAAGGCCGGCGCGAGATGCAGCGCGTCACGCTGCAAGAGCAGACCGACCAGGTCTGGCATTGCTATCTGCCCGAGGTGCGTCCCGGTTTACTTTACGGTTACCGTGTTTACGGCGCCTATGATCCCGAACGGGGACTTCGTTTCAATCCCCACAAATTGCTGCTCGATCCCTACGCCAAGGCGATCTTTGGAACCCTGCGCTGGAGCGACGCCCCGTTCGGCTACAAAATCGGGCACAAGCGGGAAGATCTGTCCTTTGACCGCCGCGATAGCGCCGCCGGGATGCCGAAATGCCAGGTCATCAATCCGGCTTTTGCCTGGGGCGATGACCGCCCGCCCGCCATTCCCTGGCATGACACGATCATCTACGAGCTGCATGTGCGAGGTTATACCATGCAGCATCCCAAGGTCCCGCCTGCCTTGCGCGGTACCTACGCCGGCCTGGCGACGGTTCCCGTGGTCGCGCACCTGAGGAAGCTGGGCGCGACGACGGTGGAGTTGATGCCGGTGCACGCCTTCGTCGACGACCGCCATTTGGTGGAGAAGGGCCTCCGCAATTACTGGGGATACAACTCCATCGGCTTCCTGGCCCCGGAAGGGCGTTATGCGTCCGGTGACCCGGTGAGCGAGTTCAAGACGCTGGTGAAGACCCTGCACGCCAGCGGCATCGAGGTGATCCTGGATGTGGTCTACAACCATACCGCCGAGGGCAGCCATCTGGGCCCCACCCTGTCGTTCCGGGGTATCGACAACGCGGCCTACTATCGACTGACGCCGGACAATCCGCGCTTTTACATGGATTACACGGGTTGCGGAAATACCCTCAACATGACTCATCCGCGCGTTTTGCAGTTGATCATGGACAGTCTGCGCTACTGGGTGCTGGAGATGCACGTGGACGGCTTCCGCTTCGATCTCGCCTCGGCGCTCGCGCGCGAACTGCATGAGGTCGATCGACTCGGCGCCTTCTTCGACATCATCCACCAGGATCCCGTGCTGTCCCAGGTCAAGCTCATCGCCGAGCCCTGGGACCTGGGAGAGGGGGGATATCAGGTGGGCAATTTTCCGATCGGCTGGGTCGAATGGAACGATAAATACCGCGATGTCGTCCGCGCCTACTGGAAAGGCGAGGGCGGATTGATCGACGACTTGGCCTACCGTCTGACCGGTTCGAGCGACCTCTACGAGCGCAGCGGCCGTAGACCTTATTCCAGCGTCAACTTCGTCACCGCGCACGACGGCTTCACCCTGCACGACCTGGTGAGCTACAACGAAAAACACAACGAAACCAATGGGGAAAACGGCCGGGACGGGGCCCAGGATAGTCGCAGCTGGAATTGTGGCGTGGAAGGCCCCACTGACGAACCGGAAATCAATGCCCTACGCGCCCGGCAAAAGCGCAATGTCCTGGCCACGCTGCTGCTTTCCCAAGGAGTCCCGATGCTGCTGGCGGGCGACGAGATGGGCCGCAGCCAACAGGGCAATAACAACGCCTATTGCCAGGACAGCGCGATCAGCTGGGTGAGCTGGGATTTACAGGCGGAAGATCAGGCGCTGCTCGCCTTCGTGCGGCGGATGATCCAGTGCCGCAAACAGCATCCCGTCTTTCGCCGGCGTCATTTCTTCCAGGGGCGCTCGATCAAGGGGGTAGGTGTCAAGGACATCGTTTGGCTCAACCCGGATGGCGGCGAGATGAACGACGAGGAATGGCAACAGTCTTTCGCCCGTTGCTTGGGAATGTATCTCGCCGGCGAGGCGCTGGAGGATCGCGATGAGCATAACGAGCCGATCCTGGATGACGATTTCCTGCTCCTGATGAACGCGCATGACGGCGAAATTGTCTTCGTACTTCCGGGCTATCGGTCGGATAGCCGCTGGGAAGTAGTGCTGGATACCGGTTATCCGGTCGGGAAGAAAATTGCCGCGAATTACCCGAGCGGGGGGAGTTATCCGCTCAAGGGCCGTTCCTTGGCCTTGCTCATACAGATCGAGGAGAGGTAA
- a CDS encoding FAD-binding protein — protein sequence MTSNWFEYILTHHRGLFATIVLLPVSAVYDAYRTVRRQLAWRFGRAPSQHARRVAKVVRQIKDWQDQGCREKLCTARSGWKSMSELVPKYKLTHHRIALGMYDILELDEQRGTIRVEPQVSMGQLSRSLIPQGWILPVVPELDDLTVGGLIMGFGVETSSHKYGLIQHICESFEIVTAEGKLLRCSKTENAELYYLIPWSHGTLGFLVAAELKIIPARQYVRLHYQPVYTLAEMVDVFEKSCREPGQYDFVEGLVYSQDTAVILRGTLIDEPASDGPINALGRWFKPWFYRHAASYLRERRSGIEYLPLRDYLHRHTRSYFWAMEEIIPFGNHPLYRALLGWALPPSIALLKYTETETTRRLRERLHVVQDMLMPIRHLKKSLQYFAEHYAIYPLWLSPMAVYDNERQLGFIHPYRDEDGAVDELFVDIGVYGVPRKADFDNRAALPLLEKFVIENHGYQALYAQTTLSREDFRTMFDHKDYDRLREQLPYCRQAYDEVYDKVSSQGRAAPAEIRKLKVRN from the coding sequence ATGACATCGAACTGGTTTGAATACATCCTCACCCATCACCGCGGCTTGTTCGCCACCATCGTCCTGCTGCCGGTTTCGGCTGTGTACGACGCGTACAGGACGGTCCGCCGCCAACTGGCCTGGCGCTTCGGGCGCGCGCCGAGCCAACACGCGCGCCGGGTCGCGAAAGTGGTACGGCAAATCAAGGATTGGCAGGATCAAGGCTGCCGGGAAAAATTGTGTACGGCGCGATCGGGCTGGAAATCCATGAGCGAACTGGTGCCGAAATACAAGCTCACCCACCACCGGATAGCCTTGGGGATGTACGACATCCTCGAACTGGACGAGCAGCGCGGCACGATCAGGGTGGAGCCCCAGGTTTCCATGGGACAACTCTCGCGCAGCCTGATTCCGCAAGGTTGGATACTGCCGGTTGTGCCGGAACTGGACGACTTGACGGTGGGCGGGCTGATCATGGGTTTCGGGGTGGAAACCAGCAGCCACAAATACGGACTGATACAGCATATCTGCGAGTCCTTCGAAATCGTCACGGCCGAAGGCAAGCTGCTCCGGTGCAGCAAAACGGAGAATGCCGAGCTTTATTATCTGATTCCCTGGAGCCACGGGACCTTGGGTTTCCTGGTGGCTGCCGAGTTGAAAATCATCCCGGCGCGTCAATACGTCAGGCTCCACTATCAACCGGTCTATACGCTGGCCGAGATGGTGGATGTCTTCGAGAAATCGTGCAGAGAACCCGGGCAATACGATTTCGTCGAAGGCCTGGTATACAGCCAGGATACTGCGGTCATCCTACGCGGCACCCTGATCGACGAACCCGCGTCCGATGGGCCGATCAATGCCTTGGGGCGATGGTTCAAGCCCTGGTTCTACCGCCACGCCGCAAGCTATCTCAGGGAGCGCCGCAGCGGTATCGAATACCTGCCCTTGCGGGATTATTTGCATCGGCACACGCGCAGCTACTTCTGGGCGATGGAGGAAATCATACCCTTCGGCAATCATCCCTTGTACCGAGCTCTTTTGGGCTGGGCCTTGCCGCCGAGCATCGCACTGCTGAAGTACACGGAAACCGAGACGACCCGGCGGCTGAGGGAAAGGCTGCACGTCGTCCAGGACATGCTGATGCCCATACGGCATCTAAAAAAATCACTCCAATACTTCGCCGAGCATTACGCCATTTATCCCTTGTGGCTGTCGCCCATGGCGGTTTACGACAACGAGCGGCAACTCGGCTTCATACATCCCTACCGGGACGAGGACGGCGCCGTGGACGAATTATTCGTCGATATCGGCGTCTACGGGGTGCCACGCAAAGCGGATTTCGACAATCGGGCCGCCTTGCCCTTGCTCGAAAAATTCGTGATCGAGAACCACGGCTATCAGGCCTTGTACGCGCAAACGACCCTGAGCCGGGAGGACTTCAGAACCATGTTCGATCACAAGGACTATGACCGGTTGAGGGAGCAACTGCCTTATTGCAGGCAGGCCTACGATGAGGTCTACGACAAGGTATCGTCGCAAGGAAGAGCCGCGCCGGCCGAGATCAGGAAACTGAAAGTGCGTAATTGA
- a CDS encoding cytochrome P450, with amino-acid sequence MALTNFKQPPRLPGALPLVGHILGFGKNPHAFMMRLREELGDVAEFKLFHQDMVLLTGAEASEAFYRAPDEVLDQGPAYKIMTPIFGEGVVFDAPIRRKNEQLQMLMPALRDKSMRTYSDIIVREVESLIGNWGGEGEIDLLEFTKELTLYTSSHCLLGPEFRYELNARFVDIYHDLEQGIQPIAYVFPYLPLPVFRRRDKARVRLVELVTNIMEKRAGQTDNKANVFQALIDARYEDGSKLSAHEITGMLIAAVFAGHHTSSGTTAWVLIELLRHPERLRAVQAEIDERFGPDGEVSFESLRQLPKLENAIKEVLRLHPPLIILMRKVMQDFRVKDSVIKAGKFVCAAPSVTHRIGELFPNPTAFDPDRYTEERGEDKNLYGWQAFGGGRHKCSGNAFALFQIKAIFCVLLRRYEFELALPSDSYRDDYQKMVIEPASPCTIRYRKRQDLRAAAGKFDEQALRPEKGDRTFRVQVDWDLCKGHGNCAAEAPELFLVDEKGRLTLPAGEDIPSELLEKARSAEKFCPARAISIVGKD; translated from the coding sequence ATGGCCCTCACCAATTTCAAGCAACCGCCCAGACTGCCCGGCGCGCTGCCGCTGGTCGGACATATCCTCGGTTTCGGCAAGAACCCCCACGCCTTCATGATGCGGCTGCGCGAGGAACTGGGCGATGTCGCCGAATTCAAGCTATTCCATCAGGACATGGTGTTGCTGACCGGCGCCGAGGCCAGCGAAGCGTTTTATCGCGCGCCCGACGAGGTGCTCGATCAGGGCCCGGCCTACAAGATCATGACGCCGATCTTCGGCGAGGGGGTGGTGTTCGACGCGCCCATACGGCGCAAGAACGAACAACTGCAGATGCTGATGCCGGCCTTGCGCGACAAGTCCATGCGGACCTATTCCGACATCATCGTCCGTGAAGTGGAAAGCCTGATCGGGAACTGGGGCGGGGAAGGCGAAATCGATCTCCTGGAATTCACCAAGGAGCTGACCCTCTACACCTCCAGCCATTGCCTGCTCGGTCCCGAGTTCCGCTACGAGCTGAACGCCCGGTTCGTAGACATCTATCACGACCTGGAGCAAGGCATCCAGCCCATCGCCTATGTGTTTCCCTATCTGCCCCTGCCGGTATTCCGCCGCCGCGACAAGGCGCGCGTGCGCCTCGTGGAACTGGTCACGAACATCATGGAGAAGCGGGCAGGGCAGACGGACAACAAGGCCAATGTGTTCCAAGCGCTCATCGATGCCCGCTACGAAGACGGCAGCAAACTCAGCGCCCACGAAATCACCGGTATGCTCATCGCCGCCGTCTTCGCCGGTCATCACACCAGTTCCGGAACCACCGCCTGGGTGTTGATCGAATTGCTGCGCCATCCGGAACGCCTGAGAGCGGTGCAGGCGGAAATCGACGAACGCTTCGGACCCGACGGCGAGGTCAGTTTCGAATCCCTGCGCCAACTACCCAAGCTGGAGAACGCCATCAAGGAAGTGCTGCGTTTGCATCCGCCGCTGATCATCCTGATGCGCAAGGTGATGCAGGATTTCCGGGTCAAGGACTCTGTCATCAAGGCCGGCAAGTTCGTCTGCGCGGCGCCTTCGGTCACCCACCGCATCGGCGAACTCTTTCCCAACCCCACGGCCTTCGATCCCGACCGCTATACCGAGGAGCGTGGCGAGGACAAGAATCTATACGGTTGGCAGGCCTTCGGCGGCGGACGGCACAAATGCTCAGGCAACGCCTTCGCCCTGTTCCAGATCAAGGCGATTTTCTGCGTCTTGCTGCGGCGCTACGAATTCGAGCTGGCCTTGCCGTCGGACAGCTACCGCGACGACTACCAGAAAATGGTGATCGAGCCGGCTTCGCCCTGCACCATCCGCTACCGCAAACGGCAGGACCTGCGCGCCGCGGCCGGCAAGTTCGATGAGCAAGCGCTTCGGCCGGAAAAGGGCGATCGGACATTCCGTGTGCAAGTCGACTGGGATCTTTGCAAGGGCCATGGAAACTGCGCGGCGGAAGCCCCGGAGCTATTCCTGGTCGACGAAAAAGGCCGGCTCACGCTGCCGGCAGGCGAAGACATCCCGTCGGAGCTCCTCGAAAAGGCAAGATCGGCCGAGAAATTCTGTCCAGCGCGGGCTATCAGCATCGTCGGCAAGGACTGA
- a CDS encoding glycosyltransferase, whose amino-acid sequence MGLLDDYAQTAGEDVVDHLYQLARPLRGKRIAHVNSTRVGGGVAEILTKLVPLTQALDIDASWEVITGESEFFECTKGMHNALQGNRARIGEGLLKVYEETNAANADRLRPVLQDADFVIVHDPQPAALIGHCPDRKGKWIWRCHIDASHPYRPVWKYLRDHVAQYDASIFSLAAFAQTLPHPQYIIPPSIDPLAEKNVELSRSEIEPVFQDFGLDPERPLLVQVSRFDRFKDPVGVIRAYELTKRFLPGIQLVLAGGSATDDPEGEAVLQEVRAAAAEDSDIHVLLLAPDAHRTINALQRAASLVIQKSVKEGFGLTVTEALWKGKPVIGGNVGGIRLQVVNYHTGFLVNTPEGAALRIRYLLAQPEKLAKMGEKAREFVRENFLITRQLREHLTMMLILLNGGRDRIELF is encoded by the coding sequence ATGGGTCTGCTCGACGATTATGCACAGACGGCCGGCGAAGACGTGGTCGACCACTTGTACCAGTTGGCGAGGCCGCTGCGCGGCAAGCGGATCGCACATGTGAATTCGACGCGAGTGGGCGGCGGGGTCGCAGAGATACTGACCAAGCTGGTGCCACTAACCCAGGCGTTGGACATCGACGCCAGTTGGGAAGTCATTACCGGCGAAAGCGAATTCTTCGAATGCACCAAGGGCATGCACAACGCATTGCAAGGGAATCGCGCAAGAATAGGCGAAGGCCTGCTCAAGGTTTACGAAGAAACGAACGCCGCCAATGCCGATCGCCTGCGCCCGGTTTTGCAGGATGCAGACTTCGTGATCGTGCACGACCCTCAACCGGCGGCGCTGATCGGGCATTGCCCCGATCGCAAGGGGAAATGGATCTGGCGCTGCCACATCGATGCCAGCCATCCCTACCGTCCGGTATGGAAGTATTTGCGCGATCACGTCGCGCAGTACGACGCCAGTATCTTTTCCCTCGCGGCCTTTGCCCAGACCCTGCCGCACCCCCAGTACATCATTCCTCCGAGCATCGATCCACTGGCGGAAAAGAACGTTGAGCTGTCTCGGTCGGAGATCGAGCCGGTCTTTCAGGACTTTGGGCTGGACCCCGAGCGGCCGCTGCTGGTGCAGGTGTCGCGGTTTGACCGGTTCAAGGATCCGGTCGGGGTAATCCGCGCCTACGAGTTGACCAAGCGATTCCTGCCCGGAATCCAGCTGGTACTGGCGGGCGGTAGTGCGACCGACGATCCGGAAGGGGAAGCGGTTTTGCAGGAGGTTCGTGCCGCCGCGGCGGAAGACTCCGACATCCATGTGCTGTTATTGGCGCCCGACGCCCATCGGACCATCAACGCATTGCAGCGGGCCGCGAGCCTCGTCATACAAAAATCCGTCAAGGAAGGCTTCGGCCTCACGGTGACGGAAGCCTTATGGAAAGGCAAGCCGGTTATCGGCGGGAACGTGGGGGGCATACGTCTGCAGGTCGTCAATTATCACACCGGCTTCCTGGTCAACACGCCGGAAGGCGCGGCCCTGCGCATCCGCTATCTCCTGGCCCAGCCGGAAAAGCTGGCGAAAATGGGGGAGAAGGCCAGGGAGTTCGTGCGCGAAAACTTTCTCATCACGCGACAACTGCGCGAGCACCTGACGATGATGCTGATACTCCTCAACGGGGGGCGGGATAGGATCGAACTATTTTGA
- a CDS encoding DUF5752 family protein: MPAESVSTVDVSTDENVFQVRDCTLIAIATGTKAATLKEFRDGLQVIHPGSIYYHFWGGLLQSRFEEREYNNDFAAWAQHGLHDAVLGERLAAVDPTDFEPLEDLRRELIEIIEERLDESERLTWLVANRPFEFLQSQIIVFDTRTRVAEPKALAQLMLHLSIGTVFYHFIDARRRSPIRVDDFSAWLAAFGGRFDDLARQLAGVDPYFGSLGELRQRLANMLSAYFGEGG, encoded by the coding sequence ATGCCTGCCGAAAGCGTATCGACCGTGGACGTTTCGACGGATGAAAATGTCTTTCAAGTCCGGGACTGCACGCTCATCGCCATCGCGACGGGTACGAAGGCGGCGACGTTAAAGGAATTTCGGGACGGACTCCAGGTAATCCACCCCGGCAGCATCTATTACCACTTCTGGGGCGGACTCCTGCAATCGCGGTTCGAAGAACGGGAATACAACAACGATTTTGCCGCCTGGGCCCAACACGGGTTGCACGATGCGGTGCTGGGAGAACGCCTGGCCGCCGTTGATCCCACCGATTTCGAACCCCTGGAAGACTTGAGAAGGGAACTCATCGAGATCATCGAGGAACGTCTCGACGAGAGCGAGCGCTTGACGTGGCTGGTGGCGAACCGTCCCTTCGAGTTCCTCCAGTCCCAAATCATCGTATTTGATACCCGCACGCGGGTGGCCGAGCCGAAGGCATTGGCCCAGCTGATGCTTCATCTTTCCATCGGCACCGTGTTTTACCACTTCATCGATGCCCGCCGTCGATCTCCGATCAGGGTCGACGATTTCAGCGCCTGGCTGGCCGCGTTCGGCGGTCGGTTTGACGATCTGGCCCGGCAGCTTGCCGGTGTCGATCCCTACTTCGGCAGTCTGGGCGAATTGCGGCAGCGGCTCGCAAACATGCTGAGCGCTTACTTCGGGGAGGGAGGGTAA